The following nucleotide sequence is from Acidovorax radicis.
CTCGCGCAGCACTTCGAACATGCGCGAGGGCTGTTCTTCTATCAGCCCGCGCGCCAGCTCTTGCCACACACGCTCGGCGACCAGGTGGTCGGCCTCGCCGTGCTGCACCATCTCGCGCATCAGTTGCATCGTCTCGGGCGCTACGGTGAAGTCGGTGAACCGCGCCGCAAACCGCGCCACCCGCAGAATGCGCACCGGGTCTTCGCGGAAGGCATCGGTCACGTGGCGCAGCACCCGGGCTTGCAGGTCTTGGATGCCGGAATAAGGATCAAAAGTGCCTCCAGCGCTTATTCCATAAGCGCTGGTAGCTATTGCATTGATAGTAAGGTCGCGGCGCGACAGGTCTTCTTCCAGCGTCACATCGGGCGAGCTTTCCACCACAAAGCCCCGGTAGCCCCGGCCGCTCTTGCGCTCGGTGCGGGCCAGGGCATATTCCTCACGCGTTTCGGGGTGCAAGAACACCGGAAAGTCACGCCCTACGGGTAGATAGCCCAGTTCCAGCATCTGCTCGGGCGTGGCGCCCACCACCACCCAGTCGTGGTCATTCACCGGCCTGCCCAGCAGCTTGTCGCGGACGGCGCCGCCCACCATGTAGATTTGCATCGCCGTAGTTTAGGACGAGCCCCCGGCCGTATATTCCAGCCCACCATGTCCCCATCGTCTGAACTTTCCGACTTCACCATTGCCCAGCTCAACCCCGACGGCCGCGCGCCCGTGCCCACGGCGTCCGACGCCGCTGCCAACGCGGCGGCCGAAGCCCTGCAGCGCCAGGCGCAGTTCGAGGCCCTAAAGGCCCAAGTGGAGGGGCTGCAGGAGATCCTGGCCAAACCGCTGAACGAGATATTGGCTGAGCACGACAAGGCCAAGGAGGCCGCCGCCGCGTGGGATTCGTTCGGCGCGATGTGGATGCTGTCGCAGCGCGCCATGCGCCGCGTTGCCATGGACTTGGCGGCCACGCAGGGCGTGAGCGAAGAAGAGGTGGTGGCCCGCGCCATGGCCTACGCCAACCAGGTGCTCAATGTCGAAGACGAAGACGAAGACCTGGGCGGCACCGTCGCACCCGCCCAGTTGGCGCACATTGCGCGGCACAAGCCGTTTTTGCGCAAGCAGTTCCGGTAGCGAAACCGGGCTGCCCGCGCCCGTTCAGCCAAACACCGGCCTGAAAAAACTCCGCTCGTAGCTCACGATGCAGCCCGTTTCCTCCGCATAGCGAAACGCCGCCAGGCAGTCCGCATCCTGCATCGACTGCTGGCGGTACACCTCGTAGGCCGCGAGGCTGGCGAACGTGAACAGCGCCAGCGCGATGTTGTTGGCGCCCTCGCTGGGCATGAAGTAGCCGTGGTGCTGGCCGCCGAATTTCTCGACCAGCGGGATCCACAGCTTGCCGTAGTGCTCGAACTCCTGGAGCTTGCTGGTGTTGAGCACGTAGCGCAGATAGACGGTGACGGCCATGACGGTGCTCAGCCTTGCGTGTGGCGCAGGCGGTAGGGCTCTTCGAAGTCCAGAAAGTCCTTCTCGGCCAGGGCCTCGTCGATCCAGGCTTTCACGCCGGGCAGGGCGCGCACGCGGTCCACATAGGCGGCGATGTGGGGTGGCACCGGCAGGGCGTAGGCGGCCAGGCGCATGCACACCGGGGCGAAGTAGGCGTCGGCCACCGTGAACTCGCCAAACAGCAGGGGGTCGCCGTGCTCTTCGAGCAGCGCGCTCCACATCTCGACCAGGCGCTGCACGTCGGCGCGCACGGCCGGCTTGTCGCGCCAGATCAGCGCGCCGGTGTCGGCCAGATTCGCCTCGATGTTCATGGGGCAGTTGCCGCGCAGGGCGGTGAAGCCGCTGTGCATCTCGGCACAGATGCTGCGGGCGCGCGCACGGGCCTTGGCGTCCGTGGGCCAGAGTTTTTTGTCAGGGTGGGTTTCGGCCACATATTCAGCAATCGCCAGGGTGTCCCACACCACCAGGTCGCCATCCACCAGCACGGGCACCTTGGCCGTGGGGCTCACAGCCCCGATGGTGCGCTTGAATTCCGAGTCGGCGTCAAAGCTGTCGAAGCGCACGCGCACTTCTTCAAACGCGATGCCCGCCTGCTTGAGCAGCACCCAGGGGCGCATGGACCAGGACGAGTAGTTCTTGTTGCCAATATAGAGCTTGAGCATGGGGCACCTGCCGATGGAAATCAGAGAAAAGAAGGCCAGCTCGCCATGCTAGCGGCAGTGGTTCGCGCCAGCGATGCAAAAACATGGCCTGAATGATGCGCATCACGCATCACGGGTAATGGCCCAGTGGGTCAGAACGGCCAGACCACGCCGTTGTCGTTCAGGATGGCATCGAGCGGCAGATCGAACTCCTCGGGCTCGAAGTCGTCCAGGTAGCCGTTGGTGAAACCCAGGCCCACGGTGAAGGGTTTGGGCTGCAGGGTGGCCAGCGTGCGGTCGTAAAAACCGCCGCCATAGCCCAGCCGGTAGCCGCCCGGCGCGTAGCCCACGCAGGGCACAAACAGCAGTGTGGGCACGATGACCTCGGTGTCCTTGGGCTTGGGGATGCCGTAGGCGTCTTCTTCCATGGGGCAGCCGGGGTACCAGGCGTGGAAAGTGAGCGTTTTGTGCTGCTTGTTGACCACCGGCAGGCCGATGCGCCGGCGCAGGGGCTCGTCCAGCAGCTCGCCGTCTTCCTTCCAGCGGTGCAGGGCAGGCAGGGGGTCAAATTCGCCCTTGATGGGCCAGTAGGCGCCAATCACCGTGTCGGGCCGGTTGATCAGCCAGATGCGCATCACTTGTTGTAACAGGTCGGCCCGCTGTAGGCGATCGGGCAGGTTGAGACGTTCTTCAATCAATGCGCGCCGAAGGGCTGCTTTGTCCATCAGATAATTCCCCCATGCAATTACTCAGAGCCATTCTGACACCCCTTGTGGCCGCCGCTGCGCTGGCCACTGCTGCGCCCCTTGTCCAGGCGCAAAACCGGGGCGACGACACCCTGCTGGAGATGCAGCAGGCGTTTCGCAAGGGCGACCGCAAGAAGCTCGAACAGCTCCTGCCTGCTGCGCGGGGCCATGTGCTGGAGCCCTGGGCGGCGTATTGGGAGCTGAAGCTGCGCCTCGCCGAGGCCACGCCGCAAGAAGTGGAGGCCTTTTTGCAGCGGTATGCCGGCACCTACCAGGAAGACCGTCTGCGCAACGACTGGCTGCTGTTGCTGGGCCAGCGGCGCGACTGGGGACGGTTTGCCGAGCAGCACCCCAGCTACCGCATGTCGGACGACCGCGAGGTGCGCTGTTACGCCCTGCTGATTGATCACATCAAGGGCTCGCTCACAGGCGCTGCGGACACAGCGGTCGACGAGGTGCGCCGCAACTGGTATGCGCTGCGCGACGCGGACGATGGGTGCACCCACGCTGCCAGCGAGCTTTACAGCGCCAAAAAACTGAGCGCTCTGGATATCTGGCGCAAGGCACGCCTCGCGGTGGACGCCAACCGCGCGCGGGTGGTGCGCTACGCGGTGGAGATTGCCGCGCCCGATGCGCTGCAAGAGCTCAAGTCGGTGCTCGATGCGCCCAGCAAATTCCTGCTGAGCAAGGCCACGGCACGCGGCAAGATGCGCCAGGAGCTCGTCCTCCTGGCGCTCATCAAGCTGGCGGGCAGCGATCCTGAGAGCGCGGCCTACCAGCTGGACAGCAAATGGGGCGTGCACCTGTCGCCTGAAGAGCGCAACTGGGCCTGGGGCGCTATTGGCAAGTCTGCCGCGCTCAAGCTCTCGGACGACGCCCCCGGTTACTTCGCCAAGGTCACCAAGGACAGCGACCTCACCGACGACATGCTGGGCTGGAAGGTGCGTGCCGCCCTGCGCGCTGGCCAGTGGAAGACCGTGGACAAGGCGGTGGACGCAATGGCCCCCGACGTACGCCAGGACAGCACCTGGGTTTACTGGAAAGCACGCGCGCTGCTGGCGGGCAAGCCCAGGGACGCCGAGCGCGCCGAGGCGCGGCAGCTGCTGGAGGGGATTGCCGGCACGCGCGGTTTTTACGAGCAGCTGGCCCTGGAAGAGCTGGGCCAGCGCGTTGCCGTGCCCCCCGCGCCTGCGCCGCTGACCGCCGAGGAAAAAACCGCCGCGCGCGCCAACCCGGGGCTGAACCGGGGGCTGTATGCCATCTTGCTGGGCCTGCGCAGCGAAGGGGTGCGCGAATGGAACTACGCCACCAATCTGCACCAAAGCGGGGGCATGTCAGACCGTGAGCTGCTGGCGGCGGCCGATTTTGCGTGCCAGCGCGAGGTGTGGGACCGCTGCATCAACACCAGCGAGCGCACCAAGAGCGTCATCGACACCTCGCAGCGCTTCCCCACCCCGTTTCGCAGTGCGGTGGTGGAGCGGGCCAATGGCATCGGTCTGGACCCTGCCTATGTGTACGGTCTCATCCGCCAGGAAAGCCGCTTCATCATGGACGCCCGCTCGGGCGTGGGCGCATCGGGCTTGATGCAGGTGATGCCTGCCACGGCGCGCTGGACCGCCAAAAAAATCGGGCTGACCAATTTCACGGCGGACCAGATCTCCGACCGTGACACCAACATCACCATCGGCACTGCTTATCTGAAGCTTGCGCTGGACGATTTTGCAGGCTCCATGGCGCTGGCCGCCGCCGCTTACAACGCCGGCCCTGGGCGTCCGCGCAACTGGCGCAACGGGCCCGTGCTCGATGCCGCCATCTGGGCCGAGAACGTGCCGTTCACCGAAACCCGCGACTACGTGAAAAAGGTGCTGGCCAACACCACCAACTACGCGGCCATGCTGACAGGCCTGCCCCAGTCGCTCAAAAACCGCCTGGGCACGGTGGGCCCGCGCGACGCGTCGGTGCCCGAGGTGAACAAGGATTTGCCTTGATGCCACGCCAGGGCGCGGGTGGATGCGGTTTGCTATAGATAACAGAGCGTATAGCGCTTGATACATAAGCGCTAGAGCCTGATTTATCTCTATTGGCTACATCCCTCAGATACCACTCCAACCGTTTGGGCTGAGCCCCGTCGAAGCCAGGGCTTGCAGCGTGCGCGCCAGCCGCCGTTCGCACCGTCTCAGGCGTTGTGCAGCAGGTCACCCTCGCGGGTAGCGGCGCCCGAGCGCACCAGGTCGTCGGTCAGGGCGGCCAGCCAGTCGGCCTCGGACTGCCCCGCAAAGTGGCGCTCGCGCAGCATGCCGAAGTACGGCGTGGCCTGTGCCCAGCCCACCAGCTCGGTCCAGCGGATCTGCTGCCATTCCAGCAGCTTGTATTTGAGCAACACCTTGGCGGCATACAGCGCGTGTTTGCCGGGGTTGCGCACAAAACCGTCCAGGCGGCGGCGAGCCCCGGCGATAGCGCGGGGTGCATCGGCAAACACCGGCCCGTGGCCGGGTATCACCACCAGGGGGGCCAGCGCTTCGATCACGTCCAGCGTCGCCGCCACGTCGCCAAAGGCGTCAGCGCCTTCCAGCTCGGGGAACACCACGCCAAAACCGTTTTCCCAGAGCGCGTCGGCCGAGATCAGCAGGCGGCCCTGGGGCTCGAAAAGCACCACCGAGTGGGGGTCGTGTCCTGGTGCGGCATGTACCTGCCATGGCTTGTCGCCCAGCAGCACGCTGGAGCCCGGTTGCAGCAGGGTGTCAAAGCCAAATGCGGGGCACTCCTGGCCGGTTGGGGTGTAGCTCAGGGCGTAGGGGTCCCAGTGGCGCACATGGGGCGCCTGCCCGGGGGGGATGGCGGTGCGCAGCGCCGGCCAGGTGCGCTGCAGGGCCGCATTGCCGCCACAGTGGTCGCTGTGCAAATGGGTGTTGAGGATGCGATCGAGTGGCCGCCCGCCCAGGCTGCTTTGCACCAGCGAGACGGTCTGCCCGGCATGGCTGCAGTAGCCGGTGTCCACCAGGGCGGTGTCGCGCTGGCCGATAAAAAGGATATTGTTGGCAGAGAGCCAGCCGCGCTCCAGCACGGTGATTTCGGGGGGAAGCAGGTCGTGGTGGTGCGCGGTGCTGTGGGACATGGCCTGAAGGGTTCGGTGGCTGGCGGCGGGCAGGCTCTATGGCAGTGCTGCCGGCCGGGCTGGCATACAGGCCAGCGTAACCCACGATCCACCTCGCGGGACTTATCCAAAACCCGCAAGCGGCACCCCTGGCCGCCGACTGAAATCCTATCCGGCCGGGTGCGCTATGGGCTCTGTCATCGCCCCAGCGGCGGCCGTGGCCTCAAGCCGCGCTGGCGGCCAGGGCCTCAGAACGTGTTCACGATCTCAGAACGTCACGCCCGCCACCAGAATCACGTTGGCAAACGGCGTGCACTCGCCGGTGCGCACCATCACGCGGGCCTGCTGGGTGAGGCGCTTGAAATCGTCGTGGGTCACGGTCTGGGGCTCCATGGGGAGCGCGCACCAGGTCGGTAACTGGCCCCCGCTGCGCTCCACGGCTTCGGTGGCAATGACGGCCTTTTCCACCTGCATTTCAGACAGCACCACACGCAGCACATCGGCCACGGACGGGATGCCCGGCGTGAGCGCCAGGTCAATACGGCGCGGGCCGGGCGGGATGGGCAGGCCCACATCGCCGATCACCAGCATGTCGCCATGGCCCAGGCTGGCAATGGCGTGCGAGAGTTCGGCGTGCAACAAGGTCGTGCGTTTCACAGGGCGGTCCAGTCGGGTGGTTGGGGGCTTTGCGCAACCGCTGCGCGGGTGGGAATGGAGGGCTGGGCACCCGGCTGCGTGACACACAGCGCTGCGGCACGTATGCCGTTGCGCACGGCGGCATCCAGGGGGTCGCCCTGCGCCAGGGCCACGGTCAGCGCGCCCAGAAAGGTATCGCCTGCCGCCGTGGTGTCGACGGCGCGCACCTTCATGCCGGGGTGATGGCGGCAGCCCGCGGCGTCGGCCGCCACCGCTCCCGCCGCGCCCAGCGTCACCACCACCTGGGCGGGGCCACGGGTGCGCAGGGCCTGTGCGGCGGCAGCAGCATCTTGCGGGGTGGCCACGGCCACACCGGCCAGGGCGGCCGCCTCGACCTCATTGACCACCAGCGTGTCGATCAGCGGCCACAGCGCCTCGGGTAGCGGCTGAAGGGGCGAGGGATTGAGCAGCACCGGGCAACGGGCGGCGCCCGCGCGCTGTGCGGCGGCCAGCACCTGGGGCAGCGGAATCTCGAACTGCAGGACCAGGCCCTGCGCGCCCTGCAGCGCGGCGTCCAGCGCGGCGGCGTCCAGCACAAAACGGCCATTGGCCCCCGGCACGACCACGATGCGGTTTTGTGCGGTGGCGTCTACCGTGATCGCGGCCACGCCGGTGGTGGTGTCGGTATCGGTCTGCACGCCCCGGTGGTCAATGCCGTCGGCGTCGAGCCCGGCGCGCAGCGTGTGGCCATAGGCGTCGTCGCCCACGCGGCCAAAAAGAGACACATGGGCCCCTTGGCGCGCGCATGCCACAGCCTGGTTGCCGCCTTTGCCGCCGGGAATGAGGTGCAAACCTTCGGCCAGTACGGTTTCGCCGGCCTCGGGTGCGTGGGCGACCGGCAGCACCAGGTCCATGTTGAGACTGCCTACCACCGCGATGCGGGGCCTTGTTGTCGAGGGGGGCGCGGTGGTTGCGTTCGCGGTGGCGGTGGTGGTTGTCGTGGTGGGGCTCATGGTTGTGTCGGCACGGCGGGTGCGGTGGATGAGCGCACGCGCAGCTCTGGTTGCAGCATCACCTTGCGGGCGTCCTGGCGCTTGCCGTCGATGCGTTCGAGCAGCATGTCCACCGCCAGCGCGCCAATGCGCTGCTTGGGCTGGGCCACGGTGGTGAGCGGCGGGCTGGTGAAGGCGGTCAATTCGATGTCGTCAAATCCCACGATGGACAGGGCCTCGGGCACGCGCAGATCGCGCTCGTGCGCGGCGCACAGCGCGCCCATGGCCATGAGGTCGTTGCAGACGAAGACTGCCGTGGGCGGGTGGGGCGCGCGCAGCACGGCGTGCATGGCTTCGTAGCCGCCCTGGCTGGTGAAGTTGCCGTGCCACAACAGGCCTTCACCCGTGCCGCAGCCTGCATCGGCCAGGGCTGTGCGCCAGCCTGCAATGCGCTGCTCGCTGGGGGCAATGCCGGCGGGACCGCCAATGCAGGCGATGTGCCGGTGGCCCAGCGACAGAAGGTGCTGCGTGGCCAGCAGGCCACCTTGCATGTGGGCGGTTTCCACCAGGTCGCAGGGCTGCTGCTCGGCCAGTTCGATCTCGCGGTCCACCAATACGGTGGGGATGGACAGGCCCGCCAGCTGCGTGGGCAGCGTGGCGTCATGGCCGGTAGAGACGACGATCAGCCCGTCGATGCGCCGCTCGGCCAGCACCTGCAGATAGGTGCCCTGGCGGTGGGCCTCGTCGTTGGTGTTGCACAGGATAAGGTTGTAGCCCGCGCCAAAGCAGCGGTCTTCCACGCTGTGAACGATCTCGGCAAAGTAGGGGTTGGAGCTGTTGGGGATCAGCATGCCCAGCGTGCGCGTGTTGTTGCTCTTCAAGCTGCGCGCGATGGCGCTGGGCACATAGCCGAGCGCGCGAATGGCCTTTTCGACCCGCTCGCGCCCCTCGGGGCTCACATGCCGCGTGCCGTTGACCACGTGCGACACCGTGGTGACCGATACACCGGCGTGGCGGGCAACGTCCTTGATAGTGGCCATGCGAAGGTGAAGGTGGTGAAGGTGAGGAAGATGAAAATGGAGAGACGGGGCAGCGATGGAGCCTAAGTGGCGGCGGGCTGCAAGGGGCCCGGCCTCAGGCCACGGCGCGCCGCTGGCGCAGCGTATCGATGATGACGGCCGCCACGATCACGGCGCCGGTGATGATGCGTTTGGACGGCTCGCTGGCACCCACCTGCGCCAGGCCCGCCTCCAGCACCGCGATGATGAGCACGCCAAACGCGGTGGTCACGACCGAGCCGCGCCCGCCCATCAGGCTGGTGCCACCAATCACCACGGCTGCGATCACCTGCAGCTCCATGCCGGTGCCGGCGTTGGGGTCGGCCGCTTCCAGCCGGGCCGATTGCATCAGGCCCGCCAGCCCGGCCATCAGGCCGGTGAGGGCAAACACAATGATGCGCACGGGCCGTGGGTCCACCCCTGCCAGGCGCATGGCCTCTTCGTTGGTGCCGATGCCTACCACCGAGCGGCCAAACACGGTGCGTGTGAGCACCATCTGCGCCACCACCACCAGCACCAGCGCGATCAAGAACGCCACCGAAATGCCGCCAAAAAACGGCGCGGACAGCCACGAGATGGCATCACCCACATACTGCGTGCGCGAATCGGTCACCAGGTAGGCGCTGCCGCGCACCGCTTCAAGCATGCCCAGCGAGACGATGAACGACGGCAGCCGCCACGCCACCGAGATGGCCCCGGTGATGGTGCCGCACACCAGCCCTGTGACCAGCGCCAGCGCCGCAGCGGCGGGCACCGACCAGTGCCATTGCAGGATGGCGGCGGCCGATGTGGCCGCCGACAGGGCCATGACCGAGCCCACGGACAGGTCGATGCCCGCGATGATGAGTACAAACGTCATGCCCACGGCCATCACCGCCAGCGCCGGAATTTCATTGGCGATGGTGATGAAGGTTTCGGTGCTCCAGAAGTATTCGGACATCCACGAGAACAGCCCCACCATGCCAGCCAGCACGGCAAGGAGGCCCAGGTAGGTGCCCAGCTGGCTGCGCCACATCGGGGCAGAGCGGGGCGCTGAAGAGGGGGGGGGCGATGGTGCGGCGGCGGTCATGCGGTGGTTGAAGAAGAAGGGTGGGACGAAGGGGCGGAGCCCGGGGTGGGGGTGCCAGCAGATGCCGACGCCGTGGCATCGGCGCCAGTTGCTTCGGCGTGGCGCCCGGCCATGTCGGAGAACGCCGTGGCCAGCAGCGATTGTTCGGTCCATTCGCCGCGCTCGAACACGGCCACCAGGCGGCCTGCACTCATCACGCCGATGCGGTCTGCCATGGCCATGAGTTCGCGCAGATCGGACGAGACCATCAGTAGCGCGCGGCCTTCGTCGGCCATGCGATCGAGTTCGGTGTAGATCTCGGCGCGTGCACCCACGTCCACGCCGCGCGTGGGCTCGTCCAGCAGCAGTGCACGCACGGGCCGGTGCAGCCAGCGCGCGAACACCACTTTTTGCTGGTTGCCGCCCGACAGCTGGCCCACGGGCTGCTCGCCGCTGCGGCAGCGAATGCTCAGCGTGCGCACCAGGGCTTGCACCAGGCGGTGCTCCCGCGCGCGCAGCAGCCAGCCACCGCGCGAGACGGTGCCCAGGTCGGACAGCGTGGCGTTGATGCGGATCGGCTGGGTCAGCAGCAGACCTTGTGACTTGCGGTCTTCCGTCACCAGGCCCACGCCCGCGCGGATCGCCTGCAGCGGTGAGGCAAAACCCAGGGGGAAAATGTTTGCTACTGTTTTGGTAGCTACTGGCGCTTGTGTATCAAGCGCTGCAGGCTGTTCTTGCTTGAATTCGTGAGTGTGCAACGTGATGCTGCCCCGGTCTGCGCGGTCAGCGCCAAACAGCAGGCGAATCAGCTCCGTGCGGCCCGAGCCCACCAGGCCCGCGATGCCAAAGACCTCGCCCGCGCGCAGCGTGAGGCTCACGTCCTGCACGGCGGTGCCGCGCCCGATGTTGTCCACCTGCATCACCACCGGGCCGGCCACGCGGCGTGGGCGGCTCTCCAGGTCGCTCACCGAGCGGCCCACCATGCGGCGCACTAGGTCGTCTTCACACAACCCGGCCATGGGGCACACGTCCACCAGCTGCCCGTCGCGCAGCACGGCCACGCGGTCGGCAATGCGGCGCAGCTCTTCGAGCCGGTGCGACACGTAAACGATGGAAACACCGCGCCCAGTCAGGCGCGCGATCTGGTCAAACAGGTAGGTGGTCTCGCGCGGCGTGAGCATGGCCGTGGGCTCGTCGAGCACCAGGATGCGCGTGTCGTCCTGCAGGTTGCGCGCGATCTCCACCATCTGCTGCTGGCCGATGCCCAGCTGCGACACCGGCGTGCTGGGGGCGATGTGATCGAGCCCGATCTTGGCCAACTGGGTGCGTGCCGCAGCGATCATCACATCGCGCTGCAGCCAGCCCGCCCGGTGCGGCATGCGGCCCAGCAGCAGGTTTTCGGCCACGGTCAGTGTGGGCACCAGCCCCAGCTCTTGCATGACCATGCGCACGCCGTGTTGCTCGGCTTCACGGCGCGTGGTGGGGGCAAAAGGCTGCCCGCCCAGGCGCATGCTGCCGCGCGTGGCCGTGGTGAGCCCGCAGACGATTTTGGACAGCGTGCTTTTGCCCGCGCCGTTTTCACCGGTCAGCGCCAGCACCTCGCCCGCAAACAGCGCCATATTCACGCCATCGAGCACGGTGGTGCCGTTGTAGTCCTTGCCCACGCCCTCGATGGCAAGCAAAGGCGTGGCCTGGGAGGCGGAGGATGTGTGGGGCATGGTGTGGAAAAGCGGGGTGACGGGCCATGGCATTCCTCCCTGTTCACCCTGCGCCTTTTGCGCCTTTCGGCTGGCGCAGGGTGAACGGTCGGGAACGAAGCCGCTGTGCGGTGGACTGCTGCGGTCCGGGGCTTATTTGCTGTCTTTGGTGACCAGCACCACGTCGGTTTTCACCAGCGCAGGCAATTGGGCCTGCGGCGTTTTGGCGGCCAGGGCCTTGAGCACCAATTCGATGCCAAAAACGGCTTGCTTGGCGGCATATTGGTCGGCCGTGGCCAGCACGCGGCCATCGGCCAGCATCGGCTTGATGGCGCCGATGTTGTCATAGCCCACCACCTGCACCTTGCCGGTTTTGCCTGCGGCCTTGACGGCAGCCACCACGCCCAGGGCCATGCTGTCATTGCCAGCCAGCAGGGCCACCAGGTCAGGGTGCTCGCGCATCATGCCTGCGGCCACGGTGTTGCCCTTTTCGATTTCCCAGTTGCCGGACTGCACCCCCACCACCGTAATGTTGGCGGCCTTCATCGCATCCTGGTATCCCAGCGTGCGCTGCTGCGCGTTGAACGTGGTGGACACGCCTTCAATGATGCCCACCTTGTCGCCCGCCTTGAGCAACTTGGCCAGGTAGTCGCCCACCAGCTTGGCGCCTGCGCGGTTGTCGGGACCCACAAACGGCACGGTGATGTTCTTTTCCTTCAGCGCATCGACGTCGAGTTGGTTATCGATGTTGACGACCAGAATGCCCTTGTCGATGGCGGCTTTGACAGCCGGCACCAGGGCCTTGGAGTCTGCGGGGGCCAACACG
It contains:
- a CDS encoding sugar ABC transporter substrate-binding protein; protein product: MPFTRRSLQTAAALVVLGGMLASPAMAQDKPKVALVMKSLANEFFRTMEDGAKAHQKQHASQYTLVANGIKNETDTAAQIKMIEQAVAQKASAIVLAPADSKALVPAVKAAIDKGILVVNIDNQLDVDALKEKNITVPFVGPDNRAGAKLVGDYLAKLLKAGDKVGIIEGVSTTFNAQQRTLGYQDAMKAANITVVGVQSGNWEIEKGNTVAAGMMREHPDLVALLAGNDSMALGVVAAVKAAGKTGKVQVVGYDNIGAIKPMLADGRVLATADQYAAKQAVFGIELVLKALAAKTPQAQLPALVKTDVVLVTKDSK